The DNA segment GGGATTGAGCGATTTTCCCCTGCGCGGACGGCCTGGCCGTGTCGATGGCACCCGCGAATTGGTCCTGGCGGGATTGCCCTGGATTGCTGTTTACGCCGTCACCGACAGCACCATCGTGGTCTTGCGTCTGCTCCACGGAGCGCAAGCCTATCCACCGGAGTAGCTCGGGATGACTGACCACGCAGCCGACCGGATCATGCAGGGCTTGAGCGAAGCTCTCGCCCACGCCAAGGGCGAGATGATTCCAGACCTGGCGCCTCACATTCCCGCCCAGGTGGACGTGTCGGCCATCCGCCGACGCACTGGCCTGTCCCAGGCCGCCTTCTCGCGTCGCATCGGCGTTTCGCCGACAACCCTGCGCAATTGGGAGCAAGGCCGCTGCAGCCCAAAAGGCCCTGCACGCGTGCTGTTGGCGATGCTGGACCGCAATCCCCGGATCGTCGAAGAAACGCTGGAGTAAATAGCTCGGCTCGGAGATCGCCATGCGCACCCTTGACGACATCATGACCCAGCTTCGAGCGCTTCTGCCCGACCTACGTTGTCGCTATCCCATCCGCTCCATAGGGGTGTTTGGCTCGTATGTGCGTGGCGAACAGCGTGAAGGCAGCGATTTGGATGTGCTGGTGGAATTAGGCGACGGCATGGATTTGATCGCCTTTGCCGGCCTTCAGATCGAACTCAGCGATGCCTTGGGGCTTTCCGTCGAATTGGTCGAGCGCGAGGCACTGCGCCCCAGGCTGGCGGCTCATGTTCTCGCGGAAGTCATGCTCTTGTGACGTCTAGCCGCGATCGTGAAATTTAAAGTTTCCGCCCGATCAGTTCGTCGAGCATTCGCCAAGCATTGTCAATCTGCTTGATGTCGCCGCTAGTCATGGCCTTGCTTAGCTCCGAGTAGGCCGCCTCAGCTCGCTTACGCGGCTTGGAATCGGTTGAAGGAATTCTATCAATCGCATTCAGAAGAATTCTATTCACGATCGACTGAAGCCCCGCCAATCTATTTAAGTCTTGGTCATTCACGTCAATACACCTTGTCAGATCAGAATTCATATAGATGATCAGTGCGCGGCATCATAAAAAGAGACCGCTCATGTCATGCGAACGGATCCATATTCTTCTCCCTAATAACCTTGAACAATACTTTGATTCTAGCGAATAACCTCTCAAACCCCTGAAGCGAGGCTTCGGTAAACACATCTGCAGGCTTCTCAGCTGCTTTGCGAAGTAGAAGTTTGGCCGGTCGTGTCTTGTTGAACTCCATGCCAAGTTCCTTGAAGGCTTTTTCATAGCGCTGAACTCGCCGAGGAAACTTATCATTTAATTTCAGAGTTTTGCCCTTGAGGTCCTTAGCGTAGGCCTCGAGGACAAGCGCCTCATAAACGGCAGGATCGATGAGGTCCTCAATGTCGGCCTCTGCCTCAGCCGCGAGCCCCTCACTGGCGAAAACAACATGATCGTCAGCCAGCAGCTTCTGCTTAACCAGATCCTCGGCCGTTTGGCGTGAGGCACGCTCGTCATCGAGCAGGATGACCACTTTCAGCTGGTTTGAAGCCAGCAGTACAACAAGATAGTGGACCTTTTGGGCGCCTCCCGCTGGAGTGACCGTAACCACGTCAGGCAAATGTGTGCGTCCAGCATCCTTGAGTGCCTCGGAGAATACGGTCAGATACCAGTAGTCGGTGACAGGCCTTCCAGAAGCCAGCGTTCGAATGTCGGTACGTGGTAAAGAATCCGGCCGCTTTTCCGAATCACCGGAGGACCGTTGACGCAGTCTTTCATCCCCAGCTTCTTCAGCCGCGAATAGGGAATAATGTGGCCGTAAAGTGTGGCGATCTCGCGCCGTGTTTTGAAATCTGAGGGAGCCATTATGGTCGCACACCTCTGCTGCGACCTGCCCATCCCACAGACAGAGTCCACAGCTTGGTGTGCGACGCCCAGGCTTTGCAGCAGCGATAGCGGCTGCCAGACGGCCGTAGTGCCCTGAGGTGCGCCCCTGCGAGGGGGCCTTCTTATCGGCTCTGGCGATTACTCATCGCCCCGCTGCCGTTCTCAGGTAATCTTGCGGTCCTGGTCCGACACACATCGAGCGACACCTGACGGCCACCCGATATTGGGATGAGCTAAAATTAGCAGAACCGCGAGGAACCAGCAAGCCGATCCTTGGACCAATTTGGACCACGAAGAGCGAACTTTAGGGAACTTTTACGAACTCAGGCGAACCAATAATATCAACAAAAACAGTTGACTGGCGCGAACTGCCTGGAACCGCTGGGGGCTCTGGACGGCTTCCCAAGCTTACGACGAGGGTTCGATTCCCTTCACCCGCTCCAACGCTTTCCCAAGGAAATCAACGAACAAGCATCCGCCGGAAGGCCGGATGTTTCATTTGCCGTGGGATTTGGCCCGAGCTATTTCAGATACAGCGCCACGGCCAGGGCGGCGGCGATGACCCAGGCTATCAGGGACGAGGGGCGGCGGATGCGGCCCTGGTCGGCGAAGATGGTCTTTACCGTGTCGGGATGCAGCTTGAGGCCGTGGTTGACCAGCATGGAATAGGTCTTCTCGGTCTCGGCCAGCAGGCGGGGCAGGCGTTCGAGCGAGCCGACCACGCTGGTCACCGTTTCCCGCACCCGGGCCTCGGGGCCGAGATTCTCGCGCATCCAACCCTCGATCAGCGGTTGGGCCAGATGCCACATGTTGATGTTGGGGTCGAGGATGCGCCCGACGCCCTCGGCCACCAGCATGCTCTTTTGCAGCAGCAGCAATTGCGGCTGGGTTTCCATGGCGAAGGTCTCGGTGACCTGGAACAGCTGGCCCAGCAGCTTGGCGATGGAAATCTCGTGCAGCGGGCGGCCCAGGATGGGTTCGGCGATGGAGCGGCAGGCCTGGGTGAAGGTATCCAGGGACTGGTCGGCGGGCACGTAGCCGGCAGCGAAATGCACCTCGGCCACCTTGCGGTAGTCGCCCGACAGGAAGCCCAGCAGCATCTCGCCCAGGAAACGCCGGGTGCGCTTGTCGACGCGCCCCATGATGCCGAAATCCATGGCGATCAGGGTGCCGTTCTCACCGATGAACAGATTGCCCGGATGCATGTCGGCGTGGAAGAAGCCGTCACGGAACACCTGGTTGAACATGGCCTCGGCGGCCTTGGCCAGCACGTCGACGGGATCGATGCCGGCGGCCCGCAGGCGGTCGGTCTCGTCCACCGGAATGCCCGAGACGCGCTCCAGGGTCAGCAGGCGCTTGCCGGTGCGCAGCCAGTCCACCTCGGGGACCTTGAAATTGTCGTCGCCGCGGAAGTTCTCGGCCAGTTCGGAGGCGGCGGCCGCCTCGAAGCGCAGATCCATCTCGAGGGTGACGGATTCCTCGAAGGTCTTGACCGTCTCCACCGGCTTGAGGCGGCGGATGCGGGGAATGGTCAGCTCCGCCCACTCGGCCAGCCAATACAAGAGGTCGATGTCGCGGTGGAACTTGGCCTCGACGCCGGGACGCAGCACCTTGACCGCCACTTCGCGGCCTTCGCGCGTGGTGGCGAAATGCACCTGGGCGATGGAGGCCGCCGCCACCGGTGCGTCGTCGAAGGTGGAATAGAAATCGGACAGCGGCCCGCCCAGTTCCTCCTCGACGATGCGCCGCGCCTCCGCGGGCGGGAACGGCGGCAATTCGTCCTGCAGCCCCGACAGGTCGGCGGCCATTTCCTCGCCCAGCAGGTCGGCGCGGGTAGACAGCGCCTGGCCCAGCTTGATGAAGGACGGTCCCAGTTCGGCCAGGGCGGCGGCCAGCCGCAGGCCCGGACGGCCGGTACTGACCGGCGAGCGGCCGCCGCGCAGCAGCTTCGAGCCGAAGCGCGCGATGGGCAGGTAGTCTTCCAGCAGGAACAGGGCGTCGTGGCGGGCCAGGACGCGGCCGATGGTCAGCAGGCGGTTGAGATTGCGGACGGAACGGATCATTTATGCGCCCCTCGCCGGGCGCGCCCGTGTGGGCGCTTGGCCGCCGCCTCAATGGCGGCAAGGATGCCGGCGAAAATGAAGTTCGCCGGCATCAGAGCCGCCAGCCCGAATGGATGGCGGCGATGCCCGCCGACAGGTTGCGCACCTCGACACGGGCGAAGCCGGCGGCCTCGACCATGGCGGCCATCTCCTCCTGGGGCGGGAACTTGCGGATGCTTTCCACCAGATACTGATAGGCCTCGGCATTGCCGGTGACCATGCCGCCCACCTTGGGCAGCACGTTGAAGGAGTAGGCGTCATAGGCCTCGCGCAATCCCGGTACGATGACGCGGGAGAATTCCAGGCACATGAAGCGCCCGCCCGGTTTCAGGACCCGGTAGGCCTCGGCGATGGCGCGGTCCCAATGGGTGACGTTGCGCAGGCAGAAGGCGATGGTATAGCGGTCGACCGACCGGTCGGGTATGGGCAATTCCTCGGCATTGCCGCACACCCAGGTCAGTCCCCCCAGCAGATTGCGGTCCACGGCGCGGTCGCGCCCGACGGCCAGCATCTCGCGGTTGATGTCGCAGACGGTGACCGGTCCGCCGCCCCGCTTTTTCCAGCCGAAGGCGATGTCGCCGGTCCCGCCGCCCACGTCCAGCAGGGTCTGGTCCGGGCGGGGACGCAGCATGTCGAGGAACGCCGACTTCCACAGGCGATGCACGCCGGCGCTCATCAGGTCGTTCATCAGGTCGTATTTGGACGCCACCGAATCGAAGACGCCGCGGACCAGAGAGACCTTCTCGGCCTCGGCCACGGTCTTGAAGCCGAAATGGGTGGTGCCGCCGTTGTGGGAATGGCTGTTCGTCATGGTGCGGCACCTTATCGCGGAATTTCGGCGCTGTCACGAGGAGGGAGGGGACTTGGCGCGGCGCCTCCATTATACTGACGGCCATGCCCGAGCTGCCCGAAGTCGAAACCGTCGCAAAAGGCCTGGCCCAAGTGTGGGACGGGCGCCGTTTCGTGTCGGTGGAGACGCGGCGCGCCGGATTGCGCCTGCCGTTCCCCCGGGACTTCGCCAAGCGCCTGACCGGCCGCACCGTGGAGAAGGTCGGGCGCCGCGCCAAGTATCTGGTGGTGCGGCTCGACGGCGGGCTGGTGATGCTGGGCCATCTCGGCATGTCGGGACGCATGACCATCGGAGGGTTGCGCAATGCTCCGCCCGGTCCCCACGACCACGTGGAATGGGTGACCGATCAGGGCGTCAGCGTGACGCTGACCGATCCCCGCCGCTTCGGCCTGATGACCCTGTGCGATGCTTCCGAACTGGCAAGCCACCCGCTGCTGGCCGGCATCGGGCCCGAGCCGCTGGATGACGCCTTCGATGCCGGCGTGCTGGCCGAAGCTTTGGCGGGCAAGAGCGGGCCCATCAAGACGGTGCTGCTGGATCAGAAGGTGGTGGCGGGGCTGGGCAATATCTACGTGTGCGAAAGCCTGTTCCGTTCGGGCATCTCGCCGCTGCGCCCCGCCGGAGGCCTGAGCCGGGCCGAGGTGGGCCGCCTGCTTCCCGAGATCAAGGCGGTGCTCCGCGAGGCCATCGCGGCGGGGGGCTCCACCCTGCGCGACCACGCCCGCCCCGACGGCGAACTGGGGTATTTCCAGCACTCCTTCCAGGTCTACGGCCGCGAGGGCGAGAGCTGTCCCGGCTGTCCCGGGGCGCCGGAATGCGGCGGTATCAGCCGGATTACGCAGGCGGGCCGCTCCACTTTCTATTGTGCGAAGCGTCAAGGGTGATGGTATAGGCTTTCCATGGCTCGTTTTCGGCGTCTGGCTACCGCTTTCGTGCTTACCCTCCTGCTCGGCGCCGGTTCGGCGCGGGCCGAGGCGTTCCTGTCCGCCTACGAGGATCTGCCGCTGCCCCCCGGCCTGACCGAGGCGATGGGGTCGGGCGTATCCTTCGATTCTCCCTCTGGGCGGATCGTCGAGGCCTATGCCCACGGCGCCGCCAAGGCCGCCGACATCCTGAAATTCTATGCCGCCACCCTGCCGCAGTTGGGCTGGACCCGCGAGAGCGACCGGCTCTACCGCCGCGAGGCCGAGGTGCTGCGACTCGAGACGTCCCACGACCGCGCCGGGACGACCCTGCGCTTCACCATTTCCCCCGAGTGACACACCCCAATCGACACTCTTAGCGAAGAGGAATTCCCATGGCTTTCGAGAACATCACCGTCGAGACCCGCGGCAATGTCGGCCTGATCGCGCTAAACCGCCCCAAGGCCATGAACGCGCTGTGCGCCGCCCTGATCAGCGAGCTGGGCCAGGCGCTCGACGCCTTCGAAGCCGACGATTCCATCGGCGCCGTGGTGCTGACCGGCTCGGACAAGGCCTTCGCCGCCGGCGCCGACATCAAGGAGATGGCGTCGAAGGGCTACATGGATGTCTACCTCGCCAACTTCATCACCGACGGCTGGGAGCGCGTCACCAAGTGCCGCAAGCCCATCGTTGCGGCGGTGGCCGGCTTCGCGCTGGGCGGCGGCTGCGAGATGGCCATGATGTGCGACTTCATCATCGCCGGCGACAACGCCAGGTTCGGCCAGCCCGAGATCACCATCGGCACCATTCCCGGCGCCGGCGGCACCCAGCGCCTGACGCGGGCCGTGGGCAAGTCCAAGGCCATGGAGATGTGTCTCACCGGCCGCATGATGGATGCCGCCGAGGCCGAGCGTGCCGGGCTGGTCAGCCGCATCGTGCCGGTGGCCGAACTGGTGGATGAGGCCGTCAAGGCCGCCTCCAAGATCGCGGCCCTGTCGCGCCCCATCGTCATGCTGTGCAAGGAATCGGTCAACGCCGCCTTCGAGACCATGCTGGCCCAGGGCGTCACCTTCGAGCGCCGGCTGTTCCATTCCACCTTCTCCACCGAGGACCAGAAGGAAGGCATGGCCGCCTTCGTCGAGAAGCGCGCCCCGGCTTTCAAGAACAGGTAGAACGGCGACGGAGCCCGGTGAATCCGCCGGGCTCCGATTCAACGCTTGACGACCTTCCGGCGCGGACATATAAACGCGCCTTCGAATTTGCAACCGTGTTCCAAGGTTCTGATCCATGGCCCATCATAAGTCGGCTAAGAAGCGCATCCGCCAGACCGAGCGTCGCACCGAGGTCAATCGCGCCCGCGTGAGCCGCATCCGCACCTTCGTCAAGAAGGTCGAGCTTGCCATTTCCGGCGGCGATTCCGCCGCTGCCCAGGCCGCCCTCAAGGAGGCTCAGCCCGAGCTGATGAAGGGCGCCCAGGCCGGCGTGCTGCACAAGAATACCGCGTCGCGCAAGGTTTCCCGCCTCGTCGCCCGCGTCAAGGATATGAAGCCGCTGGCCTAGTGCCAATGGTTTGATTTTCCTGCGATTTCCAAGGGCCGCGCCTTGTGCGCGGCCCTTGTCGTTTTTGTGATTCAAGGCAAATCCGTGAGTCTGGAATTGCAAGCAAAAAATTTTCCATGTTCGCGTTCCGATCACGTTGCGAGTCAACAAGCGGGTCGGTAGAGTCGCGAACCTCGCTGGTCGCAATAAAGCGGCGCCGCGAAATCAATAGAATTTTGTCTTTTTTATTTGTTCTCTGTTTCGCACTACTGTGTGAAGCGGATCACAGCCCGTTGATGACTTTTTGTAATATGGATGGTTGGACGTATTTACAGTCTGGTCACACCGGAGTATGACTCGGCGCGACCAACGTCAGGGGTGGCAAAGCCGTATGTGTACGGGGCGTTCGCGGCCCGCGGGGAGGGGACCCCACCATATAATGTCGCCGCCGGCGAAAAGAGGTCGGTGTCGAGGCAAGGTTTCACGGCATCGCAGGACGATGGGTCAAGGATTCGGGGACGGCAATGGTAAAGTCTGAGTGGGATCGGGTGAAGGTCAGGCTGAAGGACGAGGTCGGCGACGCCGCTTATCGCTCCTGGCTGCGGCCCATCACCCTGCACGGCATGACCGACGACGCCGTCAAGCTGGCCCTGCCGACGCGCTTCATGCGCGACTGGGTCAACACCCACTATGCCGAACGCATCCGCACCCTGTGGGGGGCCGAGAACCCAGCCATCCGCAATGTCGAGATCGTGGTCGAGGCCGCCCGCGCCGTCTCCGTCGCCCAGAGTGCCGCCAAGACGGCCACCGCCGCCGTGAAGGCTCTCCCCGCCGCCGAGAAGGCCCATTCCGCCGAAAAAGCCCATTCCGCCGAAAAAGCCCGTCCCGTCGAGGTTGCCCGTCCCGCGCCGTGCGCCCCGGCCGCCGCGCCGGGCAACGACATCGACGAACTGGGCGCCCCGCTGGACAATCGCTTCACCTTCAAGAACTTCGTGGTGGGCAAGCCCAACGAATTCGCCTGGGCGGCGGCACGCCGCGTGGCCGAGGCCGATCAGGTATCGTTCAACCCGCTGTTTCTTTATGGCGGCGTCGGCCTGGGCAAGACCCACCTGATGCACGCCATCGCCCACCACATCCGCGAGCGCAGCCCCGAGCGCAGCGTGCTGTACCTCTCGGCCGAGAAGTTCATGTACCGCTTCATCCGGGCGCTGCGCGGCCAGGACACCATGTCGTTCAAGGAGCAGTTCCGCTCCGTCGACGTGCTGATGATCGACGACGTGCAGTTCATCGCCGGCAAGGATGCCACCCAGGAAGAGTTCTTCCACACCTTCAACGCCCTGGTGGACCAGGGCAGCCAGATCGTCATCTCGGCCGACAAGTCGCCCAGCGACCTGGAAGGGATCGAGGAACGCCTGCGGTCGCGCATGGCCTGCGGTCTGGTGGCCGACATCCACGCCACCACCTACGAACTGCGCCTGGGCATCCTGCAGTCCAAGGCCGAGCAGATGGGGGTGATCGTGCCCCAGAAGGTCATGGAATTCCTGGCCCACAAGATCATCTCCAACGTCCGCGAGCTGGAAGGCGCGCTGAATCGCGTGGTCGCCCATTCCCAGTTGGTGGGCCGCACCATCACGCTCGAAACCACCCAGGAAGTGCTGCACGACCTGCTGCGTGCCTCGGACCGCCGGATCACCATCGAGGAGATTCAGAAGAAGGTGGCCGAGCACTTCACCATCAAGCTGGCGGAAATGTCCTCGGCCCGGCGCTCGCGTCAGGTGGCCCGGCCCCGCCAGATCGCCATGTATCTGGCCAAGCAGTTGACCAGCCGTTCGCTGCCCGAGATCGGCCGCAAATTCGGCGGCCGCGACCACACCACCGTCATGCACGCGGTGAAGAAGGTCGAGGAGCTGAAGGAATGCGACCAGAATTTCGCCGAGGACGTGGAACTGCTGCGCCGCATGCTGCAAGGCTGATCCCTACCCCCGAAATCGCTTTTGGACTCCGGCGCCTGTGATATACTGCCCAGCCCTGCCTCAGGGGGGGGCGGTAATGAATCATATGGGTAGTCAGCAAAACGCCATGAAACTGACCATCGAGCGCGCCGCGCTGTTGAAGTCGCTGGCCCACGTCCAGAGCGTCGTCGAACGCCGGACCACCATTCCGATCCTGTCCAACGTCAAGCTCGAGGGCCGCGCCGGCCAGCTGTCGCTGAACGCCACCGACATGGATCTCGACATCATCGAGGCGGTGCCCGCCGACGTGGTGCGCCCCGGCGCCACCACCGCGCCGGCCCACACCTTCTACGAGATCGTGCGCAAGCTGCCCGACGGCAGCCAGGTGGAGATCGAGCACGACGCCGAGAGCGGCCAGTTGACGCTGCGCTCCGGGCGGTCCAAGTTCTCGCTGGCCTGCCTGCCGGTCGAGGACTTTCCGGTCCTGTCGGGGGGCGATCTGCCGTTCAGCTTCTCGCTGTCCGCCGGCGAGCTGAAGACCCTGATCGACCGCACCCGTTTCGCCATCTCGACGGAAGAGACCCGCTACTACCTCAACGGCATCTACCTGCATGCCGCCACCAGCGAGGGCGTCGAGGTGCTGCGCGCCGTGGCCACCGACGGCCACCGTCTGGCCCGGGTGGAGATCACCCTGCCGGACGGTGCTTCGGGCATGCCGGGGGTGATCGTGCCGCGCAAGACCGTGGCCGAGATCCGCAAGCTGATCGACGAGACCGACGGCGAGATCACCGTGTCGCTGTCCGAGACCAAGCTGAAGTTCGCTTTCGGCGATGCCGTGCTGACCTCCAAGCTGATCGACGGCACCTTCCCCGATTACGAACGGGTGATCCCCGCCGACAACGACAAGGTGCTGGTGGTCGACTGCAAGAGCTTCGCCCAGGCCGTGGACCGCGTGTCGGCCATCTCCACCGAAAAGAGCCGGGCCATCAAGCTGGCCATCGAGAAGGGCACCGCCACCCTGTCGGCGTCGAGCGCCGAGAATGGCAGCGCGGTGGAGGAGATCGAGGCCGATTACACCTCCACGCCCCTGGAGATCGGCTTCAACTCGCGCTACCTGATGGACATCCTGGCCCAGGTGGAGGGCGACACCGCCCGCTTCGCCATGGCCGACGCCGCCTCGCCCACCGTGGTGCGCGAAGTGACCGATGGCGGCGCCATCTACGTGCTGATGCCCATGAGGGTGTGATCGGCGGCCTGGTGACCGGCGCGGACCCGGCGTCGCGGCCTGCGGTGCGCCGCCTGTCGCTGACCGACTTCCGCTGTTATCGGACGTTGCGTCTCGAGACGGATACCCGGCCGGTGGTGCTCACCGGCGCCAACGGGGCCGGCAAGACCAACATCCTCGAGGCGCTGTCCTTCCTGGTTCCCGGACGCGGCCTGCGCCGCGCCGGGGCGGCGGATATCAGCCGTCACGGCCTGCCCGCCGGCTCTCCCTGGGCCGTGGCGGCCAGCCTCGACGGACCGGCGGGACGGGTGGAGATCGGCACCGGGCGCGAAGCCGGTCACGAGCGCCGCTCGGTGCGCATCGACGGCAAGCCGGCCAAGCCCGGCGATCTGGCCGGATTGGTTTCGGCGCTGTGGCTGACCCCGGCCATGGACCGGCTGTTCATCGAGGGGGCGAGCGGACGGCGGCGCTTCCTCGACCGTCTGGTCTTCGGGCTGGTGCCCGGTCACGGCGCTGAATCGGGTGCCTACGAGCACGCCATGCGCGAGCGC comes from the Magnetospirillum sp. 15-1 genome and includes:
- a CDS encoding helix-turn-helix domain-containing protein — its product is MTDHAADRIMQGLSEALAHAKGEMIPDLAPHIPAQVDVSAIRRRTGLSQAAFSRRIGVSPTTLRNWEQGRCSPKGPARVLLAMLDRNPRIVEETLE
- the rpsT gene encoding 30S ribosomal protein S20 gives rise to the protein MAHHKSAKKRIRQTERRTEVNRARVSRIRTFVKKVELAISGGDSAAAQAALKEAQPELMKGAQAGVLHKNTASRKVSRLVARVKDMKPLA
- the ubiB gene encoding 2-polyprenylphenol 6-hydroxylase produces the protein MIRSVRNLNRLLTIGRVLARHDALFLLEDYLPIARFGSKLLRGGRSPVSTGRPGLRLAAALAELGPSFIKLGQALSTRADLLGEEMAADLSGLQDELPPFPPAEARRIVEEELGGPLSDFYSTFDDAPVAAASIAQVHFATTREGREVAVKVLRPGVEAKFHRDIDLLYWLAEWAELTIPRIRRLKPVETVKTFEESVTLEMDLRFEAAAASELAENFRGDDNFKVPEVDWLRTGKRLLTLERVSGIPVDETDRLRAAGIDPVDVLAKAAEAMFNQVFRDGFFHADMHPGNLFIGENGTLIAMDFGIMGRVDKRTRRFLGEMLLGFLSGDYRKVAEVHFAAGYVPADQSLDTFTQACRSIAEPILGRPLHEISIAKLLGQLFQVTETFAMETQPQLLLLQKSMLVAEGVGRILDPNINMWHLAQPLIEGWMRENLGPEARVRETVTSVVGSLERLPRLLAETEKTYSMLVNHGLKLHPDTVKTIFADQGRIRRPSSLIAWVIAAALAVALYLK
- the dnaA gene encoding chromosomal replication initiator protein DnaA; this encodes MVKSEWDRVKVRLKDEVGDAAYRSWLRPITLHGMTDDAVKLALPTRFMRDWVNTHYAERIRTLWGAENPAIRNVEIVVEAARAVSVAQSAAKTATAAVKALPAAEKAHSAEKAHSAEKARPVEVARPAPCAPAAAPGNDIDELGAPLDNRFTFKNFVVGKPNEFAWAAARRVAEADQVSFNPLFLYGGVGLGKTHLMHAIAHHIRERSPERSVLYLSAEKFMYRFIRALRGQDTMSFKEQFRSVDVLMIDDVQFIAGKDATQEEFFHTFNALVDQGSQIVISADKSPSDLEGIEERLRSRMACGLVADIHATTYELRLGILQSKAEQMGVIVPQKVMEFLAHKIISNVRELEGALNRVVAHSQLVGRTITLETTQEVLHDLLRASDRRITIEEIQKKVAEHFTIKLAEMSSARRSRQVARPRQIAMYLAKQLTSRSLPEIGRKFGGRDHTTVMHAVKKVEELKECDQNFAEDVELLRRMLQG
- the mutM gene encoding bifunctional DNA-formamidopyrimidine glycosylase/DNA-(apurinic or apyrimidinic site) lyase, producing the protein MPELPEVETVAKGLAQVWDGRRFVSVETRRAGLRLPFPRDFAKRLTGRTVEKVGRRAKYLVVRLDGGLVMLGHLGMSGRMTIGGLRNAPPGPHDHVEWVTDQGVSVTLTDPRRFGLMTLCDASELASHPLLAGIGPEPLDDAFDAGVLAEALAGKSGPIKTVLLDQKVVAGLGNIYVCESLFRSGISPLRPAGGLSRAEVGRLLPEIKAVLREAIAAGGSTLRDHARPDGELGYFQHSFQVYGREGESCPGCPGAPECGGISRITQAGRSTFYCAKRQG
- a CDS encoding nucleotidyltransferase family protein produces the protein MRTLDDIMTQLRALLPDLRCRYPIRSIGVFGSYVRGEQREGSDLDVLVELGDGMDLIAFAGLQIELSDALGLSVELVEREALRPRLAAHVLAEVMLL
- a CDS encoding enoyl-CoA hydratase gives rise to the protein MAFENITVETRGNVGLIALNRPKAMNALCAALISELGQALDAFEADDSIGAVVLTGSDKAFAAGADIKEMASKGYMDVYLANFITDGWERVTKCRKPIVAAVAGFALGGGCEMAMMCDFIIAGDNARFGQPEITIGTIPGAGGTQRLTRAVGKSKAMEMCLTGRMMDAAEAERAGLVSRIVPVAELVDEAVKAASKIAALSRPIVMLCKESVNAAFETMLAQGVTFERRLFHSTFSTEDQKEGMAAFVEKRAPAFKNR
- the ubiE gene encoding bifunctional demethylmenaquinone methyltransferase/2-methoxy-6-polyprenyl-1,4-benzoquinol methylase UbiE, encoding MTNSHSHNGGTTHFGFKTVAEAEKVSLVRGVFDSVASKYDLMNDLMSAGVHRLWKSAFLDMLRPRPDQTLLDVGGGTGDIAFGWKKRGGGPVTVCDINREMLAVGRDRAVDRNLLGGLTWVCGNAEELPIPDRSVDRYTIAFCLRNVTHWDRAIAEAYRVLKPGGRFMCLEFSRVIVPGLREAYDAYSFNVLPKVGGMVTGNAEAYQYLVESIRKFPPQEEMAAMVEAAGFARVEVRNLSAGIAAIHSGWRL
- a CDS encoding type II toxin-antitoxin system RelE/ParE family toxin, with the protein product MIIRWTRKAEADLADQCDHIAKDDPVLAARIGGDIFRTIQGLSDFPLRGRPGRVDGTRELVLAGLPWIAVYAVTDSTIVVLRLLHGAQAYPPE
- the dnaN gene encoding DNA polymerase III subunit beta, producing the protein MKLTIERAALLKSLAHVQSVVERRTTIPILSNVKLEGRAGQLSLNATDMDLDIIEAVPADVVRPGATTAPAHTFYEIVRKLPDGSQVEIEHDAESGQLTLRSGRSKFSLACLPVEDFPVLSGGDLPFSFSLSAGELKTLIDRTRFAISTEETRYYLNGIYLHAATSEGVEVLRAVATDGHRLARVEITLPDGASGMPGVIVPRKTVAEIRKLIDETDGEITVSLSETKLKFAFGDAVLTSKLIDGTFPDYERVIPADNDKVLVVDCKSFAQAVDRVSAISTEKSRAIKLAIEKGTATLSASSAENGSAVEEIEADYTSTPLEIGFNSRYLMDILAQVEGDTARFAMADAASPTVVREVTDGGAIYVLMPMRV